CACAACCCCCAGGAAATAACAGCAGGGATGATAAGGAAAGAAAATAATCCAAATGGAAAGAAAAAATATGACAATGCCGCGATGACTGGAACCATCCATACAAACTCAATCCGATAATAAAAACGCTTGCTTCGTGCTGGTAACTGATTTGTAGGTTCATCTAAAATAAGCTCAGGAAATAACTCCTGTAACGGTGTATTGATTGCTTTCCTCTTTACGATTGGCAATAAATTAATCTTTGCACCCTCACCTGTAATGCCGCCCCCAGCATTATCAATGACCACATTCGCATAACCGAATAACTTTCGGAACGGATTTTCTACAATGCGTACACTTTGCACACGATTTAACGGTACTGTTATCCTTTTTTTCTCTAACAACCCACGTGTAATCACGATATCTTCATAATCAATTTGAACAGTAAATCCATAATACGCAAAAAATGTCATCGCCACAGAAATTCCCCAAATGATGAGTAAAACTAAAAAGACAGCTATGGCAACTATTAATAAACCCGACTTGATAAACCCCGAAACCTCTCTGTATGCCCACTCAATTGGAAGCACATCCGCAAATTGCGATAGAAAGATTACCGCACCGGAAATAATTAACCCAACACCGCCAGACGTCGTGGCCAAAACGAGCAAATCTTTTCCAGACATCGTAAAAATCTTCTTCGTCGGCGGTTCACTTGCAACCTCAAATTCTTCTTCAAATTCATCATCGATCGTTACACTTTGAACTTTCCTCTTCTTCGCCTCAGCCATCTCTTTTTCAATGACATTTGCAGCGTCTTTCGTAATCGCCGTTAATTCTGCCTCAGCTTTTAATGACGCAGATCCCCCTGCCGTCTCCACACTTACTTTCACTAAATTAAACGGACGATGCAAAATCCCTTCCGTATAATCAAGACTTTGAATCCTGTCAAAAGGAATATATCGTTTCTTTTTCACAAATAATCCGTACTCTATCCGCAATTCATCATCTTCAAACCAATAGACGTAACGCTTCCATTTAATAATGCCAGTCACGAAAAACACGATAATGGAGAATCCAAAAATAATAAACGTTAAATAATCGAGATACCATTTTCCAGTGTCATTAATCCCATTCGCAAAAACGAGGATAAGAATTGGAACAATCATCTCTCTCAAAGTTCTCAAAACAGACATGACCGCCGTAATCCAGTGTAGCTGGTAACGCGTCTTAGACATCATCATCCGCCACCCTTGCAAGTGTTGAAATACGGCTTCTTAGTTCATCCGCCTCTTCAACAATGAGCGCTGGAATTTCATGATTCGTCGCCGCTGTTGAAATTGTAATCCCCGCCAAGTTATATTTCCTTAATATGGGCCCTTGCGAAGTATCGACATGCTGAACCCGAACCATCGGAATGAGCGTTCTTTTCACAATAAACAACCCATGTTGTAATTCAATTTCAGATTCCCGTACCTCATACCGCCACCGCAACCATTTAATTTTCGGGAATAAATAAACAAACAAATATGCATAAGCAATAACGATGATCCCAGCAATACCATATATGTACCACGACCACTCAAATATGTATGCTAAAACGCCTGCGCCGATTGCTACTAATAACACAAAGAAAGTTTGTATGATTCCATATAATCTCCAAACACGCAGACCTTTTTCTGAAATCCGATTAATTGGCTGTCTCCTCAAAATAAGCACTCCTTTTCTTTCACTTCTTCTATTCTATACGAAAAATCAGACAAAATGTTTCATGTTTTAATTTATTCAGCTTTCCCCATCAATAGAGATTTCAAATTAAACTATGTCATGAAACTAAAAAACCGAAATTGCCGCGAGAGCAATTTCGGTTTGGGGATATTGTTTATGATTCAGATGGACGTCTTGAACGACCTCTGCCGCGATTTCCACCTTCGCGACCGCGACGTGATCCGCCACCGCCACCACGTCCGTCACGACTACGACTACCGCCACCACGTGCTGGACGACGACCGCCGCCACGATTTCCTTTATAACCTCCGCGGTCACCACGTCGGTTATTTCTGGATGGAAGTGGACGTTCTTCTGTAATTTTAACAGGTGTGTCATCTGGCTCGCGCGTCATGTTTTTCAGCGCTGCTGCCACAACTTCTAATGCGTCATGATCTTTCAATAAGTTTGATGCAAGTTGCTTATAATCATGAAGTTCGTTTTTCTGAATAATTTCAGTTAATTGTTCAACCGCAAGACGCTGTTGACCTAATAACGCCTCGTCTGAAGTCGGCGGAACTAATGGCGTCATACGCTTTTTCGTCGTTTCTTCAACGATTCGTAAGTAACCCATTTCACGTGGCGTTACGAATGTAACAGCTACACCATTTTTCCCAGCACGCCCCGTACGCCCGATACGGTGAACGTAACTTTCAGGATCTTGTGGAATATCAAAGTTATAAACATGTGTGACACCTGAAATATCTAATCCACGTGCCGCAACGTCTGTTGCCACTAAGATATCAATTTTTCCTTCTTTAAACTGACGAAGAACTGACATTCTTTTCGCTTGTGTTAAATCACCATGGATTCCTTCCGCTAGATAACCGCGGATTGTAAGTGCATGGGAAAGTTCATCGACACGACGTTTCGTACGTCCGAAAACAATTGCCAATTCAGGCTGATGAACGTTTAATACGCGTGAAAGAATATCAAACTTTTCGCGTTCTTGTGCTTTTACAAAGAACTGTTCAATATTTTCTACGGTCATTGCTTTTGATTTAATTTTAACGACTTCTGGTTCTTTCATAAACGTTTCTGCAATTTTACGAATAGGTGCAGGCATTGTTGCTGAGAACAATAATGTTTGACGTTCTTCCGGAACAGCTGCCATAATCGCATTAATGTCTTCGATGAAGCCCATATTTAGCATTTCATCTGCTTCGTCTAATACTAATGTTTGAACATTGTCTAATTTAATTGTTTTACGTTTAATATGGTCAAGTAAACGTCCTGGCGTCCCGACAATAATTTGTGGGTTGTTGCGCAGCGCACGAATTTGTCGACTGATATCTTGCCCACCGTAAACAGATAAAACTTTCGCACGTTTATCGTTTCCGATTCGGTATAGTTCTTCTGAAACTTGAATTGCTAACTCACGTGTTGGCGCAATTACAAGTGCTTGAATTGAACGGTTACTTGTATCAATGTTCTCGATAATTGGAACACCAAATGCAGTCGTCTTCCCCGTCCCTGTTTGTGCTTGACCGATAATGTCTCGTCCTTCTAACCCAAGTTTAATTGTACCTTCTTGGATAGGTGTTGCTTCTTCAAACCCCATGCGGGCTAAAGAGCGTTGTGTTGATTCGCTAATATTTAGCTCTGAAAATTTAGTCAAAACTTTTCAATCTCCTTTTTCTTCATTTGACAATTGGTTACATTTGCAAATGAAAGCGCGGCAAACTCGAGCCAGTCTATTTATAAAGGGAACGTTTCCGATATTTACATCCTCTGTAGATAAAACTTTTTAAGAAGTTCACTTAGAGTGTATAGTTGAATGGGAAAGCCCGGTCTTTGCCGAGCGGTTCGACCAACGAACAATGGTTAATTATCGATGAACAAACCGGTTAATTCAAAAAAAGTACTCTTCCCTTAAATGAAGAGTTCCGTGAAATGTATCCAATGCTCATTAGAGTGTACCACGCGAAATCTTCACCTGCAATAAAATTGCATAACAATACCATATTTAGACAATTATAAAAACATCCACCGACTCCTCGGCAACAATCATAGTATTGACGTTTTTTCACTTATTATTTACTTAACAATATAAATTGAACTTACCCCAATTTAAAAAACATCTAACCTCAGAACTTCAAGGTTAGATGCCGATTCTCATAAATTGGAGTACTTCTGAAAACCATTGTTGGTTATCTGCACTATAGCATATATGATGTTTACCAGTTGGGGATGTGACGAGTAACTTTCTACTTGATCCAAGCTCTTTGTACAAATGCGTTG
This window of the Sporosarcina pasteurii genome carries:
- a CDS encoding PH domain-containing protein, with the protein product MMSKTRYQLHWITAVMSVLRTLREMIVPILILVFANGINDTGKWYLDYLTFIIFGFSIIVFFVTGIIKWKRYVYWFEDDELRIEYGLFVKKKRYIPFDRIQSLDYTEGILHRPFNLVKVSVETAGGSASLKAEAELTAITKDAANVIEKEMAEAKKRKVQSVTIDDEFEEEFEVASEPPTKKIFTMSGKDLLVLATTSGGVGLIISGAVIFLSQFADVLPIEWAYREVSGFIKSGLLIVAIAVFLVLLIIWGISVAMTFFAYYGFTVQIDYEDIVITRGLLEKKRITVPLNRVQSVRIVENPFRKLFGYANVVIDNAGGGITGEGAKINLLPIVKRKAINTPLQELFPELILDEPTNQLPARSKRFYYRIEFVWMVPVIAALSYFFFPFGLFSFLIIPAVISWGLWHHRSAAYEIKGNQLTMRFRMFSLQTVYMMKKRIQSMEMKQNYFHRKRKVATVSAAVKSGMGAFYAQVKHMEEEEAEQILAWYEPAREAVVEGVLEVEQ
- a CDS encoding DEAD/DEAH box helicase; translation: MTKFSELNISESTQRSLARMGFEEATPIQEGTIKLGLEGRDIIGQAQTGTGKTTAFGVPIIENIDTSNRSIQALVIAPTRELAIQVSEELYRIGNDKRAKVLSVYGGQDISRQIRALRNNPQIIVGTPGRLLDHIKRKTIKLDNVQTLVLDEADEMLNMGFIEDINAIMAAVPEERQTLLFSATMPAPIRKIAETFMKEPEVVKIKSKAMTVENIEQFFVKAQEREKFDILSRVLNVHQPELAIVFGRTKRRVDELSHALTIRGYLAEGIHGDLTQAKRMSVLRQFKEGKIDILVATDVAARGLDISGVTHVYNFDIPQDPESYVHRIGRTGRAGKNGVAVTFVTPREMGYLRIVEETTKKRMTPLVPPTSDEALLGQQRLAVEQLTEIIQKNELHDYKQLASNLLKDHDALEVVAAALKNMTREPDDTPVKITEERPLPSRNNRRGDRGGYKGNRGGGRRPARGGGSRSRDGRGGGGGSRRGREGGNRGRGRSRRPSES
- a CDS encoding PH domain-containing protein, whose product is MRRQPINRISEKGLRVWRLYGIIQTFFVLLVAIGAGVLAYIFEWSWYIYGIAGIIVIAYAYLFVYLFPKIKWLRWRYEVRESEIELQHGLFIVKRTLIPMVRVQHVDTSQGPILRKYNLAGITISTAATNHEIPALIVEEADELRSRISTLARVADDDV